The Macaca mulatta isolate MMU2019108-1 chromosome 9, T2T-MMU8v2.0, whole genome shotgun sequence genomic sequence CAGAATGATGAGCAGAACGTGGAGGATGTGGAGGATGTGGAGGTGCTCGGGATGAGGGCTGGGTCTCACTCTGCCCTGACCTCACACTGCTGCCTCAGCTCAGGGTAGCCCTGCTGCCCTCCCAGAAGAGGCAGACTTGGCTCCCATGTGGATGGAGAAGTGGGTGAGCCTCCCGTGTGGCCCTCCACCATCCCATCCCAGAGAGAAGCCTTCACTAGGCTTTGCCCAGGTTGACTGGTCCTGGCACCCACAGGCATCCCTCCTGGTGGTTCTCCACCCTAGGGCTGACCACGGGGGCGAGGTTCCTTCAGCCCAGTCTCCCTAGCTGCACAGCTCAGAGAATACAAAACCCAGGAGCCCTGAGTCAGAGGAGCGGCTCCATGGAAAGACACTCTAATAAGGCAAGTACAATAATGGCCTTAGTCTAAGCTCCTATGTGTCACCAGTGACACTGAATAATCaaactaaatgaaaaataaatgtcatgtATTTTGCTACATAATCAAATGGTGAAAATATGGCAAAGTGTGCAAAACAAAGCCCTGGGACCCTGCCCTGGcaggggaggctgtggcaggcccTTCCCTAACACTGGTTTCAGAGCTGGGCTCCTACTGTAAGGGTTCCTCAGGCGTCTGACCCTCTCACATCTTGAACCTCCTGTTgacaagaacagagggaaacacCATTAAGGCAGGTTCCCCCCACACCCAGCTGGCTCCTGCAGGGCGACTGCCTGCGCGGAGGCCCTGGGGCCACTCCCTACTTCCAAGTTGCCACCTTGGCCATGCATCTCCCTTCAGAGGCCCTGGGAcagcagaggggaggggagtgcGAGACGCAGCCAGGCTGAAGCGGAAGGACCCATGGACGGCAGAAAGCAGAGAACAGACACGTGGCAGACATATGAAGGCACAGAGAGGCCCATCAGAGTGGTCATACGACGGGGACAGGGCACACTGCTTACCCGGCACTGGCGTGGGACTGGGGCTCAGGATGCTGCTGCCTTGCATCCTGGCCTCGGCTCTCCCAAGAGACACTTTCATGGCTTCCAGTAACCCCTCGCCCTCGGAGCCTCTCAGCCAGGGGCCATGCCACTGCAGGTGGCCCCAGGTGGGGCTGCTGGAGGTGGCACAGGGCTGGGTGCACAGGCGGCCAGGACTTCCCAGGAGGAATGCATGCTGGACAGAGTAGTGACCATGGCGCACCCCTCATCTGGCTCCGACTGGTGTGAGCACTTCCTAGTTTCAACCCACCAGGAATCCCGGTCAGGCTCTTCGCTCTTCCATGGCGACCCTGTCTTCAGCAGCGGGTGTACCACCTGCTCCTAGGAGCTTCATAAGCCACTTGGAAGCCACAGTGAGCCCCCAGGGCATGTGCAGTCACATCAAGACATCAAGACAGGACAGACCTTGCGAGCGTTCTCAAGGTGGGACCCACTCTCAGTCCCTGCAGACCCTGCTCCCCAGGAGTGGGACGGGAGGGAGGCAGCATTGCTTGTCACTGCAGCAAGCAGTTTGTATCCTCAGGCAGCCTTAGCCGGGCCCTCTGTCCCTGGGGAGCCAACAGCTTTTCATGCTGACCTGGACAGACTGGCCACCCCTCCCCAGGCACAGAGCCCTGCTGCATGTGGAGTCCGAAGAACACAGCCAAGCAGGGGGGGCACAGGTTGGCCCTCTTGGGGCGCTTTTGTCAGAGTCCCATGGAGCACAACGGCTACTGGCTTCCACAGGAAAGATGGCAGCCCCAGGCAGCCCACCCAACAGCCCTGTGCCTTAAGACGTGGGGAGGGCAGAAGACTAGGGCACCCCTGTATCCAGGGCTCAGGCCTGTTACCCCCAGTGCTGGCAAGAGGAACGTAGGCCTGGAGAGTTGTCCAGATAAAAGGGATAGTGGCTGGAAACAAAGGCCTTTGGCTGAAGCATCCTAGGATGCCTCCACAAGGAGGAGAAGGCATGGCTCTGATCACAGGGAGCTCATTAAAGCTCAAGGGGACACGGCGCTCCGGGTCGGGGTGTGTCTGACATGCAGGGGTCTTGGTGGGTTTTCTCCTGAATTCCATGTGCTCCATCCTCCAACCACTTCCtctttttgcatttattaaaattatgacCCAGGTTCGGGGTGCAGGGTGGGCAGGTGTTTATGTGAGGTGGAGAAGGGCTGAGAAATTCAATGCATCCTTTTTCAGAGCACTACTGAAACGGGGGCCTTGCTCTTCCATCCTCCCAGTCCAGATTAGAGAAACTTGGCAAAAAAAATCTCACATATACATCTACATGGGCAGGGACGGAGGGTGCAGGAAAGTTCTAGAGCTTAAGTGGTATTTGCTTTAGGCAGATAAGGTATTTCCCATGAATGAGGACCGAGGCGGCTGCGCCGTGCAGCCCGAGCACACGCCATCACACAGGAGGCGGGAGGAGACAGGCTGGGATCCCCAGGGATTCAGGACCCTTGCAAAGTTCCATAGCACATCTGTCCTCCACGTGGAGGACCTGTTTAAAGCCTCTAAAGAGAATTGCCCAAAAAGGAGCTCCCTGAGAAGTGTTTCCACATCTGCTCTCTGAGAACGCAGCATTCCCTCCGGCTCACCCCACACAGTTTGCAGAAACCCACCCGGGCTTGGGGATCAAGCCACTCCCACAACCCAGGAAGGAGAGGCTGAAGAAGCCCCTTCCCAGGTGGCAGAGTGGTGGAGGGAAAGGCAATGGGTATTTGGAAAAAGCTAGGGCCCAGCCCTGAGGCTCAGTCAGTTTTCACCTTTCCTGAGGGCCACAGAGGGGTGGTACACCCCCTTCCTGGCAAGGCCACCTCTACTGGGCTAGCAGGTTGCCCTGCACACTGGCCAGGTGGTTACAGCCTGGTCTCCACAGGAATGCAGACTGTAAGTGTGTGGAGCTGGTGAGCTCCCCAGTGAGCATGGGCCTTCTAAGAGAGGAAGTGGAGGGTGGGCTGAGGGGCTCAGCAAACCTGGGCAATCCTGGAGCTCCCAGGCTATTCTGGACAGAGTCCTGAGCACACAGGCTCCACGTCACAGACCCCTGCCCCAGTCTCTGCACAACTACTTTCTTCATAACTTAGCAGACCAATAAGGGCCTTTAAAAGCACATAAATACAGAAGTTGGTGTGGCTGGCAGGGCAGCAAAGCACTGCTCCCCCACGGAAGTCTGAGACCCTGCCCGGTCTGCATGGGGGTCTGTCCTGGAGGAGGATCGAGCAAATTTACAAAGCGCCGAGAGCAAGTGCACTGTGGTCCATCTCGAGGTGGCAGATAactagtttttccttttctgggcagcctttctcttcttctgtcgcttcttttttcctatcttttcttttttccccactttttctTCTCTGCGCCCCCTTAGATAAAATTAGTAGAACCATTAATAATGTGGAAATAAACAAAACTTCGTCTCAGTCTGCATACGATTTAACACTGGCCCATGTACCAGTTAAACTGTGCTTTCAGTCTCAGACCTGGAGGCCCCTGGTCAAAGCACTGTTTATCAGTGATTTACTAAGATAAATTGGACATTTCCTTCCATTCAAACAAATGTTCTATGGGCTCCTAGAACACCTTTGTGAATGGGTTACGGTGACTGCCAATCTGCCAACCTGAATCTGGTTCCCACTGGGGACAAGGAATCCACATCTCAGGGTACACCCAGGGCCAGGCTGGCCATCGTGGTCCTTGTCACCTTGCCCTGCCCTGCTCTCATGGGACTTTTTCTCCTCAACGCAGGGCTGAACTCTTAGCTTTCTCTAAGAAATGCCTGCATTTGGACATTTGGAGGCTGCGGGCCCCAGGTTCAGACTGCCAtttggaagaggagaaaaaaggcaGTGGTCCCACCTTCCCCTTTCTAGACGCCTGTGAACCCTCCTGGGAATGAATGCAATTGTTCTGGAGAGCAAGGGAGAGAGCTGGTTAGCAGATTTTTATTAGAGCAACTGGCTCGTGACTGTCACATTAAAATGATTCAAGCTGAATGGTATTTAATGATTTATGGGGTGAGGCCACCTGTCCCTGTGAAAGCTTGATATTAACCACGGCCTGGAGTCATGGGATTTTTACATGGGAAAATGTGAAAGGTTGATATTACTAGGGTTGAGTCTCTGGGGATTACATGGGGATGTTAGGAGAaccgaggaggaggagggagggaagaggaattAGTGAGTCAAATATTATTCTTCAGAAAACCAGCACTACTATTTCaattgggtttaaaaaaaaaaaaaagatccaaaaaCTTGAGCTGCAGATCTAATCTGCTCGTGAGAAAAAGCCCATACACTGTCACACATGGGCTGTGAGAAGGGGTCTCAGGCACCTGACCACAGGCAGGCTTAACTGTATAAACCAGAAACGTCTATGAGCTCCATCACTAACAACtaatgaattttatttcaggTAAATAAATTCCCACATACAGTAGGAGGTTTATACCATGAAACAATTAGCATTTTATTGCTAGTGCATATAAAGTCACATTTGATACAATTTTAGTACAAGTGAAAAAATACACTGTGGCTAACATTGAAAAGCTGCAATcacatttatatatcatatatatttctttacaaATTGCCAGTAGTTTGAGATAATAGAGAAGTATAAACTACTGACATTCATATGGCTCCACTTCAAATATATGAATTGTTCGACTATAAATATATTCtgaaatacatttgttttctaaagaaacgtaaaaaaaaatgtgcacaaaaatatatataaaaatgccttgcaaaaagttacaaataaCACCAGGACCATCTGTGGATCACATTTATGCATGGAAATGTCATCTTGCCAACAGTTCTGATTGGAACCTGAAACCCTGCTGTGGCTTCAGGGGCGGGCAGTGGCAAGATGCTggtttattcattgattttttcacTTCTGATTTCAGAAACCTCAGAGTTTGTAGTGCCTCCATGGCATACATAGGCTTCAGAGGCAATCACAAAACCAAATCGCTCAAAGCGAGCTCTCAGATTTAAAATTGCGTTTGATTCTGTAAAGACTTGTCTTTTGTGGGTAAGCAGGGGGACCATCACACATCCCCAGGACAGGGCCAGCTCCATTTGGGAGGAGGCCAAAGATAGATCTCACAGAGGGCCCGAGCTAGGGGGCAGGCCCTGGGAGGAGAGGGATGCAGGGCACAAACCCCAGCGATCACCCTCTTCCCGGCTGGTGCGGCGCTGATCAGGCTACAGAAATGAGAAGCAGAAGCAGGATTAAGCATGCTCTCGGAGTCGGAGAGAGGGTGGGAATAGCTGGGAGAGGGGTCTCTGAGCACAGTCCCAGTGACAGTGGCTTCTACATGGAGCCTACAGAGCCAATCACTGAGGTTGAAAGAGGAGGTGAAGGCGGTGGCAGTACCCAGCCCCAGTTGGTATCTGAGCGCCACAGAGGCCTTCCTCCTGGGAGGGTCACTGCTGCAGGAGCCTCAGCGTCTGGAGGAAGGATACTTTTTGTAACTCCCTGTTGAGCCACCACCTGACTGTGCCCAGACTCCCCAGGGGAGCAGAGGAGATGCTCCAAACAAGCCAAATTCAGATCTTAAAGTAATCGTtggtttaaaaaatgagaatgagaatgatGATGATTGTGATGATCATGAAGGAACTAACTGCTTGGAAATGCTGTTGATAATACAATTTCTTTCTTAGAAAAACCCCAGTAATAAAAGCTCCAACGTGCACGGGTACAGGGCATGGATGAATACAAGCTGCAATATCATACCGTACGCTATAAATGCGGTGTCTAAATGCTGGCAAACCTCAGGCCCGATCCCAGATCAATGtgcccaccccacacacacacccggTCCTCATGATTAAGGCCCCCTCCCCCACATCTTTGCCCTTTCATCTCTCACAAAGTTTTAGTTTTCCTCAAGTGGGTCTAGCAGAAAGTCCTTTATGGCTGTTGTGCTTACTTGTTTAAAGCTTTCTCCAGGTACTCCTGAATCCACTTTAGCTTCGGGTCAATGCACACTTGTCTGTTGTTGTTCTTCAGCCGAGCTCTGTGAAAACAGAATGGCAACAGTGTGCGGCTGCACAGGAGGAAGGCACTGCTGCCACGTGTGCATCCGCTCCCCCAACACCCATCTAGGGCCCTTGCTGGCACCCCGTGCTCCACTTGGCATGCTCAGGCTCCAGAGGTGCTCGCGATGTGCTGGGGAAAGCTCAGCGCTGGCAGTGCAGGAAGTTCCATTACAGAGACATGGAAATGTGAACAGAAGTCTTTCCATGGCAGTGCAAGGGGAATTCATGTAAGGGAGCATTTGAGCTGTCTTTGAAGGGTAAGTAGGAGCTTGGAGAGTAAATAAAGAGGAAGGGAAAATCAGAAGCAAATACGCCAGGGGGGTTATCAAAGCACGCAGAGGACACTGAGGAAGGGGAGGACAGGATGCTCTAGGCGCCTGTGGAGGGGAGAATGGAGAGCAACAGATGAGAGGTTTATTTGGATGGGTCATCTTGATAGACATAGGGCCGACTTCAGGATGGGCGTGAGGAAGCCTGGAGGCAGGAGGCCTCCAGAAGTCACCGCAGTCTGACCAGGAGGGTGACcagccagggaggggaggggcagtgCAGGTGGCTTACCAGAAAATAGTTTCTAGAAAGATTTTACAAGTTCACTGAATGTTTCTTGGtctcatttgtttttaagttcaCACTCTCAAGAGCTTCCCTACAGGCAAACTCCTGGGGAAGGCCTGATTCATCTCTCTGGATCTCTTGCCAGAAAGCCCTAGGTGCCAGGGAATGTCACACAGCCCAAGTACTTAAGGGTCTTGAGGACAGCTAAgccccagcacagtggctcaggggCACCCAGGGAGTCTTCAAGTCCATTAGGTGAAGAGGGTTGCAGAGGTGGGTGTGGCTCGGAGCAACCCACAATGGGGTTCAAATCTAGGCCCTGCCATTTGTTAATTTAGTGTCTGTTTAGACCTGAGAATTGTATTTGGCATCTTCAACTTCAAGCAGGTCCATGCTAGCTAAATTCAGTATCTTTAAAATACTCTTCACAAGAGATAAAGTATCATGTTGTAGACAAAGTACTGAAAATATATTCATCTTCTAGGGCCCTAAAATATACTGTAAATAACAAACACATTCAAGGCAGTAAAGGGTGAACTCAAAACtaaaaacagttttctaaaatcAAAACTGAAAACTGTTGGTGTCGGGTGGAAAAGTCTTTGGGAATTTGTAACTTTGATTCCAACTGCTGTCCCCACTCCATTTTTTGCACTGGGACTTCTGAGCAATCAAATCCTCTCCAAGAGACTCCCCGAGCCCTTGCTTCCCCGTGTTCAGACACAGGACCTCGTGAGCATGAGAGGGCCAAGCTATAGGCTTTCAAGCACATGGCTTTCTTCCTGCACTTCTTGCGGTTTTCTGCACCCAGCTGAGATTCTCCTGTCTTGTGGATGTGTGAGATTTTGGCCTTTGTTtcccaaatgaataaaatcaaatgTTAGCGGCTGCCATCCACACCAAATAACACCAAAACCTCATATGCTGTACTTGAGAAAATACAGGTAAGTGAGCTGAAAATGTTGAAGTTTCACCCAATGGTTAAAGAGGACTTAAACTGAATTTAGGTCTTGTAAGTTAATGGAGGGCATCGGATCCCTGAAACTGGCAGGCCATTTATCACTGTTATTAGCTAAGGGCTGGCTAATTTAGTAGGCTTCAGTCAAAACCTTGGCAAAGCCCATAGTTTCTCCAACATCTAGCTGTGCTGTGCTGAAGAAAGGAGGTTTGGAAAGAAGAGAGAACTACTACAAGCACAGCAGGGTGTGCAGGCCAAgaactgcttttaaaattcatGGCTGGTGGCACACTAAAGGTCCTCATGGTAAAAATAGCTGCCACTAATTATGCCAAGTTCAAGGTTGGACACTTGGCTTATGTTACTTCTACACCTTTAACAAGACTTGGGTTAGATGTTACTATGTTCGTTAGATGCAACTTTGTTCGTTAGATGATGTTCAAGACTTACACAATCTGAAGGGCACAGTTCGGAGTGTTGAGAATTTTGAGATGCTTGACGTTGGCTCTGGCAACATGGCTTTCGAAGAATCGGCATGGGCATCTGTAGCTCAGGCTGACGGGCTTCCCTAGAAGAGGTAAGGAGAACAAGGCACTTGAGTACCCTGCCAGATTTTGGTAATGTGTGCCTGGGTCTGCAGCAGTTGCTGCAGCCGTTAAGGATCAAGAGATGGCATCACCGGGGTGAGTTCCAGGTTACTGGTGCATTTTGGGAAAGGCCATCTCCTCAGGCAGCACAGTGAGTTCTGGCTAAGCTCAGACTCAGCTTCTACAGGGCAAGGAGACCAACAGGGCTGAGGAGAGCTGGACCCTAGATGAGGGGGGAGATTAAATTAGAAGCCACCTGCTCAGTGTCTTAAGGTAAAGGTAGTAATTATAGGAGATAACGGTTTCAGTCCAAGGTACTGAGATTCCCAGTTactctttgtaaaataaattccTCAAGGGACAGCTGAGAAAGATCTCTTTTCTCAGGGAAAAGGAAGGGGGACAAGAGGCTCCAGGCTCTCTGGCCTCTCTCCTCTGGCCCAGGCCTCTAGCCAGGAAGCACAGTAGCGCTCAGGAATGCTGCCCTCCCCAACCCACAGCCCCCTCCTCACATTCACCTAAAGCTCTGGAAGGCACAAAAGAATCCTGGCTGGCTTC encodes the following:
- the CXCL12 gene encoding stromal cell-derived factor 1 isoform X2 is translated as MNAKVVVVLALVLTTLCLSDGKPVSLSYRCPCRFFESHVARANVKHLKILNTPNCALQIVARLKNNNRQVCIDPKLKWIQEYLEKALNKRFKM
- the CXCL12 gene encoding stromal cell-derived factor 1 isoform X1, which gives rise to MNAKVVVVLALVLTTLCLSDGKPVSLSYRCPCRFFESHVARANVKHLKILNTPNCALQIVARLKNNNRQVCIDPKLKWIQEYLEKALNKGRREEKVGKKEKIGKKKRQKKRKAAQKRKN
- the CXCL12 gene encoding stromal cell-derived factor 1 isoform X4, producing MNAKVVVVLALVLTTLCLSDGKPVSLSYRCPCRFFESHVARANVKHLKILNTPNCALQIVARLKNNNRQVCIDPKLKWIQEYLEKALNNLISAAPAGKRVIAGVCALHPSPPRACPLARALCEIYLWPPPKWSWPCPGDV
- the CXCL12 gene encoding stromal cell-derived factor 1 precursor; the protein is MNAKVVVVLALVLTTLCLSDGKPVSLSYRCPCRFFESHVARANVKHLKILNTPNCALQIVARLKNNNRQVCIDPKLKWIQEYLEKALNK
- the CXCL12 gene encoding stromal cell-derived factor 1 isoform X3, with product MNAKVVVVLALVLTTLCLSDGKPVSLSYRCPCRFFESHVARANVKHLKILNTPNCALQIVARLKNNNRQVCIDPKLKWIQEYLEKALNN